A window from Candidatus Nitrospira neomarina encodes these proteins:
- a CDS encoding TraR/DksA family transcriptional regulator — MAERPVKKETKTTASAGTKKGPAKGPSKATSPTPASRKQAKAPTEDRHVALKEILLAKREALIQEIKQQLGQSVTEEQQRRLEAAMDSGDQALVDLDREMGISLQEMRNRERQLIDDALDSLDEGTYGVCAECGGEINEKRLQALPFARLCVECKSKRELMEKIERSEQRQ, encoded by the coding sequence ATGGCCGAAAGACCAGTCAAGAAAGAAACAAAAACAACGGCCTCCGCCGGAACAAAAAAAGGTCCGGCAAAAGGCCCATCAAAAGCCACTTCTCCAACCCCCGCATCGCGGAAGCAGGCGAAAGCGCCAACAGAAGATCGTCATGTCGCGTTAAAGGAAATTCTCTTGGCCAAACGAGAGGCGCTGATTCAAGAAATCAAACAACAGCTTGGACAATCAGTGACAGAAGAACAACAACGGCGGCTGGAAGCGGCCATGGATAGCGGAGACCAGGCGCTGGTTGATTTGGATCGCGAAATGGGGATTTCCCTTCAGGAAATGCGAAACCGTGAACGACAATTGATTGATGATGCCTTGGATAGTTTGGATGAAGGCACCTATGGCGTGTGCGCTGAATGTGGGGGAGAAATCAATGAAAAGCGATTGCAAGCGCTTCCGTTTGCCCGTTTATGCGTCGAGTGTAAATCCAAACGTGAACTGATGGAAAAGATTGAACGATCGGAACAGCGGCAATAA